The DNA window GCGCAACTCGAACTGCCTCGCGATCGCGCCCACCGCGACCATCGCCAACATCGTCGGCGTTTCGGCCTCGATCGAGCCCACCTACCAGAACCTCTACGTCAAATCGAACCTCTCGGGCGAGTTCACGGTGGTGAACGAGTACCTGGTCGCCGACCTCAAGCGCGCCGGCCTGTGGGACGAGGTGATGATCGCCGACCTCAAGTACTTCGACGGCAATCTCGGCCGCATTGACCGCGTGCCTGCGGAGCTGCGGCGCCTGTACGCCACCGCGTTCGAGATCGAACCGAAGTGGCTGGTCGAGGCGGCGGCGCGCCGGCAGAAGTGGATTGACCAGTCGCAGTCGCTCAACCTCTACATGGCGGGGGCCTCGGGCAAGATGCTCGACGAGACCTACAAGCTCGCCTGGATCCGGGGGTTGAAGACCACCTATTACCTGCGGGCGCTCGGTGCGACGCACGCGGAGAAATCCACCGTCAAGCCGGGGCAGCTGAACGCCGTGCCGGCCGCCGCGCTCGGCGGCGGCCACGCGCAGTCTGCCGCAGCCGAGAGCGCAAGGTTCTGCGCCCTCGACAGCCCGGAATGCGAAGCCTGCCAGTGATGCTGAGCTTCGAGGACGACTCCGGAACCGGCCCGATCGCGGGGCTCGCGCATGCCCCTCAGCCGGGTTTCCTGCCCGCCGGCGGGGCGGGGCCCGTGCCGGGGGGCGGCCGCTTCGCCGCCGGCAACGCGTTTCGCCGCATCACGGTGGAGGACAAGCGGGTC is part of the Burkholderiales bacterium genome and encodes:
- a CDS encoding ribonucleoside-diphosphate reductase subunit alpha (Catalyzes the rate-limiting step in dNTP synthesis), whose translation is RNSNCLAIAPTATIANIVGVSASIEPTYQNLYVKSNLSGEFTVVNEYLVADLKRAGLWDEVMIADLKYFDGNLGRIDRVPAELRRLYATAFEIEPKWLVEAAARRQKWIDQSQSLNLYMAGASGKMLDETYKLAWIRGLKTTYYLRALGATHAEKSTVKPGQLNAVPAAALGGGHAQSAAAESARFCALDSPECEACQ